In a single window of the Micromonospora sp. WMMD1155 genome:
- the typA gene encoding translational GTPase TypA: protein MQLRTDLRNVAIIAHVDHGKTTLVDAMLRQAGAYGARGETTERVMDSGDLEREKGITILAKNTGVRYLPADGSDPVTINIIDTPGHADFGGEVERGLTMVDGVVLLVDASEGPLPQTRFVLRKALRARMPIILVINKVDRPDARIKEVVDDTYELFLDLDADEEQIDFPIVYACARDGIASLTQPADGSVPDDSTSLEPLFRTLLDTIPAPAYEDGAPLQAHVTNLDASPFLGRLALCRVRQGTISKGQTVAWCRTDGSTQRVRISEMLMTEGLERKPAETAGPGDIIAVAGIPEIMIGETLADVENPVALPLITVDEPAISMTIGTNTSPLVGKVKGSKVTARMVKDRLDKELIGNVSLRVLPTERPDAWEVQGRGELALAILVEQMRRESYELTVGKPQVVTKEIDGKTCEPVERLTIDAPEEYLGAITQLLATRKGRMEQLVNHGTGWIRMEWLVPARGLIGFRTEFLTDTRGTGILHHVFESYEPWFGELRTRNNGSLVADRSGAVTAFAMINLQERGQLFVEPTTEVYEGMIVGENSRSDDMDVNITKEKKLTNMRASTSDETEKLIPPRKLSLEQALEFCREDECVEVTPTAVRIRKVVLDQQQRGRAAARRKHAN, encoded by the coding sequence ATGCAGCTTCGCACCGACCTCCGCAACGTCGCCATCATCGCTCACGTCGACCACGGCAAGACCACCCTGGTCGACGCCATGTTGCGGCAGGCCGGCGCGTACGGCGCACGCGGCGAGACGACCGAGCGGGTGATGGACTCCGGTGACCTGGAGCGGGAGAAGGGCATCACGATCCTCGCCAAGAACACCGGCGTGCGGTACCTGCCGGCGGACGGCTCCGACCCGGTCACCATCAACATCATCGACACCCCCGGCCACGCCGACTTCGGCGGCGAGGTGGAGCGCGGCCTCACCATGGTCGACGGCGTCGTCCTGCTCGTCGACGCGAGCGAGGGCCCGCTGCCGCAGACCCGCTTCGTGCTCCGCAAGGCGCTGCGGGCCCGGATGCCGATCATCCTGGTGATCAACAAAGTGGACCGGCCGGACGCCCGGATCAAGGAGGTCGTGGACGACACCTACGAGCTCTTCCTCGACCTGGACGCCGACGAGGAGCAGATCGACTTCCCGATCGTCTACGCCTGCGCCCGCGACGGCATCGCCTCGCTGACCCAGCCCGCCGACGGCTCGGTGCCCGACGACAGCACCTCCCTGGAGCCGCTGTTCCGCACCCTGCTGGACACCATCCCGGCCCCCGCGTACGAGGACGGCGCCCCCCTGCAGGCGCACGTCACCAACCTCGACGCCTCGCCGTTCCTCGGCCGACTGGCGCTGTGCCGGGTCCGCCAGGGCACCATCAGCAAGGGCCAGACGGTCGCCTGGTGCCGCACCGACGGCAGCACCCAGCGGGTCCGCATCTCCGAGATGCTGATGACCGAAGGCCTGGAGCGCAAGCCGGCCGAGACCGCCGGCCCGGGCGACATCATCGCGGTCGCCGGCATCCCGGAGATCATGATCGGTGAGACGCTGGCCGACGTGGAGAACCCGGTGGCGCTGCCGCTGATCACCGTCGACGAGCCGGCCATCTCGATGACCATCGGCACCAACACCTCGCCGCTGGTCGGCAAGGTCAAGGGCTCCAAGGTCACCGCCCGGATGGTGAAGGACCGGCTCGACAAGGAGCTGATCGGCAACGTGTCGCTGCGGGTGCTGCCCACCGAGCGCCCGGACGCCTGGGAGGTGCAGGGCCGCGGCGAGCTGGCGCTGGCCATCCTGGTCGAGCAGATGCGCCGGGAGAGCTACGAGCTGACCGTCGGCAAGCCGCAGGTCGTCACCAAGGAGATCGACGGCAAGACCTGCGAGCCGGTCGAGCGGCTGACCATCGACGCCCCGGAGGAATACCTGGGCGCGATCACCCAGCTCCTCGCCACCCGCAAGGGCCGGATGGAGCAGCTGGTCAACCACGGCACCGGCTGGATCCGGATGGAGTGGCTGGTCCCGGCGCGCGGCCTGATCGGCTTCCGCACCGAGTTCCTCACCGACACCCGGGGCACCGGCATCCTGCACCACGTCTTCGAGTCGTACGAGCCGTGGTTCGGCGAGCTGCGCACCCGCAACAACGGCTCGCTCGTCGCCGACCGGTCCGGCGCGGTCACCGCGTTCGCGATGATCAACCTGCAGGAGCGCGGCCAGCTCTTCGTCGAGCCGACCACCGAGGTGTACGAGGGCATGATCGTCGGGGAGAACTCCCGCTCCGACGACATGGACGTCAACATCACCAAGGAGAAGAAGCTCACCAACATGCGGGCGTCGACCTCCGACGAGACCGAGAAGCTGATCCCGCCGCGCAAGCTGTCGCTGGAGCAGGCGCTGGAGTTCTGCCGCGAGGACGAGTGCGTCGAGGTCACCCCGACCGCGGTACGCATCCGCAAGGTGGTGCTCGACCAGCAGCAGCGGGGCCGCGCCGCCGCCCGCCGCAAGCACGCCAACTGA
- a CDS encoding DedA family protein, with translation MHDLLTWVQSLPTLWIYLVAALIVAGETAVIFGLLVPGEATLLLVGFLTYNGTLRLGPALLAMIAAAVVGDGLAFRAGRRYGPRLRAGLGHRVGPERWARADAMLARLGGRGVLAARWVAFARTLVPRLAGAAGMPYRRFVLWNLAGVVTWVGGSVLLGHLAGESYDTVSRLLGRATGAALVLLAGLLAVVLAGRWLGRNPDPARALLSRAGALPPVRWLTARYGVLFFLVAMRIGPAWTLLLNLAAGLLLLFCAGLAIAGLLALAVRNSGLAALDGAIAGWFAARRTPDAADATTVLVSVVRGSVLILLVALVAAVLAWRSRPWRTDLLSVVGTVGAFVPLVVLAVVAELTGPQGGGSAPLPTQNAVVAASFCTLAWLVSRGARWPVAVAAWTAAAAGVLGIGGARLYLGLDTASGTAAAVLLGVLWTVVFMVAWATRDRAVRELEQPADQARPPSQGHRSPVEPC, from the coding sequence GTGCACGACCTGCTGACCTGGGTGCAGAGTCTGCCCACCCTGTGGATCTACCTGGTCGCCGCGCTGATCGTGGCGGGCGAGACCGCGGTGATCTTCGGCCTGCTCGTGCCGGGTGAGGCTACCCTGCTGCTCGTCGGCTTCCTCACCTATAACGGTACCTTGCGCCTCGGGCCGGCGTTGCTCGCGATGATCGCCGCGGCGGTCGTCGGGGATGGGCTGGCCTTCCGCGCCGGACGGCGGTACGGCCCCCGGCTGCGCGCCGGGCTGGGTCACCGGGTCGGGCCTGAGCGGTGGGCCCGGGCCGACGCCATGCTCGCCCGGCTCGGGGGGCGGGGGGTGCTCGCGGCCCGGTGGGTGGCCTTCGCCCGCACGTTGGTGCCCCGGTTGGCCGGCGCGGCCGGCATGCCGTACCGGCGGTTCGTGCTGTGGAACCTGGCCGGGGTGGTGACCTGGGTGGGCGGCTCGGTCCTGCTCGGCCACCTCGCCGGTGAGTCGTACGACACGGTTTCTCGGTTGCTCGGCCGGGCCACCGGCGCGGCGCTGGTGCTGCTGGCCGGGCTGTTGGCCGTGGTGCTCGCCGGCAGATGGTTGGGTCGCAACCCCGACCCGGCACGCGCGTTGCTGTCCCGGGCGGGCGCGTTACCCCCGGTGCGCTGGCTCACGGCGCGGTACGGGGTGCTGTTCTTCCTGGTGGCCATGCGGATCGGCCCGGCGTGGACGCTGCTGCTCAACCTGGCCGCCGGGCTTCTGCTGCTCTTCTGCGCCGGGCTCGCCATCGCCGGTCTGCTGGCCCTGGCGGTACGCAACAGTGGCCTGGCCGCGCTGGACGGCGCCATCGCGGGCTGGTTCGCCGCGCGGCGTACCCCCGATGCCGCCGACGCCACGACGGTCCTGGTGTCGGTGGTACGAGGGTCGGTGCTGATCCTGCTGGTGGCGCTGGTGGCGGCGGTGCTGGCGTGGCGCAGCCGGCCCTGGCGCACGGACCTGCTCAGCGTGGTCGGCACGGTGGGCGCGTTCGTGCCGTTGGTGGTGCTGGCCGTGGTGGCCGAGTTGACCGGGCCGCAGGGCGGCGGGTCCGCCCCGCTGCCGACCCAGAACGCCGTGGTCGCGGCGAGCTTCTGCACCCTGGCCTGGCTGGTGTCCCGGGGCGCCCGCTGGCCGGTGGCGGTGGCCGCCTGGACGGCCGCCGCGGCGGGGGTGCTCGGGATCGGAGGCGCGCGGCTCTACCTGGGCCTGGACACGGCGAGCGGGACCGCCGCGGCCGTGCTGCTCGGGGTGCTGTGGACGGTGGTGTTCATGGTGGCGTGGGCCACCCGGGACCGTGCGGTGCGGGAGTTGGAGCAGCCGGCGGACCAGGCCCGGCCGCCGTCGCAGGGACACCGCAGCCCGGTCGAACCTTGCTAG
- a CDS encoding lytic transglycosylase domain-containing protein, producing MIRRTGRWGAVVLAGFLVAAMLVGCADKGERPQDQAAPVALTDAPNDAPADEATGEPSPSASAVESMGSAPSRSATPTPTKKATKKPTRTATKPLAVAKPPTETQVPPAPPKPAPSSCKPSYKGSQATRAEVKAALTDAAGRTYWPSSAPDIKIPLNLLKATAWQESGWQSNIYACDGGVGLMQVMPATATWMNQRFDKSYEIDAYRDNAYLGATYLAWATKYIGDMYFESDFRLDPALCTTELNSCLLNAVIAAYNYGHGAVAQEGRPLAIPNPSYVRNVRALMTECVCLDY from the coding sequence ATGATTCGACGGACCGGTCGGTGGGGCGCCGTGGTGCTCGCCGGGTTCCTGGTGGCGGCCATGCTGGTCGGCTGCGCCGACAAGGGGGAGCGCCCGCAGGACCAGGCGGCTCCGGTGGCGCTCACCGACGCGCCGAACGACGCCCCCGCCGACGAGGCCACCGGGGAGCCGAGCCCGTCGGCGAGCGCGGTGGAGTCGATGGGCTCGGCTCCGAGTCGCAGCGCGACCCCGACGCCGACGAAGAAGGCGACCAAGAAGCCGACCCGCACCGCGACGAAGCCCCTCGCGGTGGCGAAGCCGCCCACCGAGACGCAGGTCCCGCCGGCACCACCGAAGCCCGCGCCGAGTTCCTGCAAGCCGAGCTACAAGGGCAGCCAGGCGACCCGGGCCGAGGTGAAGGCGGCGCTGACCGACGCGGCCGGCCGCACCTACTGGCCGTCCTCCGCACCGGACATCAAGATCCCGCTCAACCTGCTCAAGGCCACCGCCTGGCAGGAGAGCGGCTGGCAGTCCAACATCTACGCCTGCGACGGCGGCGTCGGGCTGATGCAGGTGATGCCGGCCACCGCGACCTGGATGAACCAGCGGTTCGACAAGAGCTACGAGATCGACGCCTACCGGGACAACGCCTACCTGGGCGCCACCTACCTGGCCTGGGCCACGAAGTACATCGGCGACATGTACTTCGAGTCCGACTTCCGCCTCGACCCGGCCCTGTGCACCACCGAGCTGAACTCCTGCCTGCTCAACGCGGTGATCGCCGCGTACAACTACGGGCACGGGGCGGTGGCGCAGGAGGGGAGGCCGCTGGCCATCCCCAACCCGTCGTACGTGCGCAACGTGCGCGCGCTGATGACCGAGTGCGTCTGCCTGGAC